Proteins from a genomic interval of Rhodococcus rhodochrous:
- a CDS encoding alkaline phosphatase D family protein, which produces MPTTPTADHVSRRAVLRSSILAAGVAAFASTSQHAQASPAVFAHGVASGDPLPDAVILWTRVTPSPEATPGSGAGPDVPVTWELARSSSFDAVVASGTVTASSVSDHTVKVDARGLTPGTTYFYRFRAGGAVSPTGRTFTAPSHDAAVAHLRFGVVSCADWEGGFFSSYRHLAARDDLDAVVHLGDYLYEYAAGKFPVAGGRGVRTHEPAHEIVSLADYRIRHAQYKTDPNLQALHAKVPWIVIWDDHESANNAWAGGAENHDPLVEGDWAPRKAASVQAYDEWMPVRPNGGRLYRRLRYGRLAELSMLDLRSYRSEQVLGAGRQVDDPGRTMTGRDQMEWLTAGLASSPTRWQLIGNSVMFSPIVLPPLDPRTTGALTELVGVPAGGLPFNTDQWDGYTADRRRLIDTITAAGLRNVVFLTGDIHTSWAMDVPVDAADYPGAGTVATEFVVPSVTSANIDELLGVPPRSLSPALEATATATNRHVRFVELDSHGYGVLDVTPGATQMEWFFIGERTDPNAAAHRVAGYRVADGATKIEPAAPLV; this is translated from the coding sequence GTGCCCACGACACCGACCGCCGATCATGTGTCCCGCCGCGCCGTGCTCCGGTCGTCGATTCTCGCCGCCGGTGTTGCGGCCTTCGCCTCGACCTCGCAGCACGCGCAGGCATCTCCCGCCGTCTTCGCGCACGGCGTGGCATCGGGAGATCCGTTGCCCGACGCGGTGATCCTGTGGACGCGGGTGACACCCTCGCCGGAGGCGACGCCCGGCTCGGGTGCGGGACCGGACGTCCCGGTCACCTGGGAACTCGCCCGCAGCAGCAGCTTCGACGCCGTGGTCGCGAGTGGGACGGTGACGGCGAGTTCCGTCTCCGACCACACGGTCAAGGTCGACGCCCGCGGGCTCACACCGGGCACGACCTACTTCTATCGATTCCGCGCCGGCGGTGCCGTCTCCCCGACCGGCAGGACGTTCACCGCGCCCTCGCACGATGCTGCGGTCGCACACCTGCGCTTCGGGGTCGTGTCGTGCGCCGATTGGGAGGGCGGCTTCTTCTCCTCCTACCGCCACCTGGCCGCACGCGACGATCTCGACGCCGTGGTGCACCTCGGCGACTATCTGTACGAGTACGCGGCCGGGAAGTTCCCCGTCGCCGGTGGCCGGGGCGTCCGGACGCACGAGCCCGCCCACGAGATCGTGAGTCTCGCCGACTACCGGATCCGGCACGCGCAGTACAAGACCGATCCGAACCTGCAGGCGTTGCACGCGAAGGTGCCGTGGATCGTGATCTGGGACGACCACGAGTCGGCGAACAACGCCTGGGCGGGTGGGGCGGAGAATCACGATCCCCTCGTCGAGGGCGACTGGGCGCCCCGCAAGGCCGCATCGGTGCAGGCCTACGACGAGTGGATGCCGGTTCGCCCGAACGGCGGACGGCTCTACCGGCGCCTGCGGTACGGACGGCTCGCCGAACTGTCGATGCTGGATCTGCGGAGTTATCGCTCCGAGCAGGTCCTCGGAGCCGGACGGCAGGTCGACGATCCGGGTCGCACGATGACCGGACGGGACCAGATGGAGTGGCTCACCGCCGGCCTGGCGAGCTCCCCCACCCGGTGGCAGTTGATCGGCAATTCGGTGATGTTCTCGCCGATCGTGTTGCCGCCCCTCGATCCGCGGACTACCGGAGCACTGACCGAACTCGTCGGAGTGCCGGCCGGAGGTCTGCCCTTCAACACCGACCAGTGGGACGGTTACACCGCCGACCGTCGACGGTTGATCGACACCATCACGGCGGCGGGACTGCGCAACGTCGTCTTCCTCACGGGCGACATCCACACCTCGTGGGCGATGGACGTCCCGGTGGACGCCGCCGACTATCCGGGTGCCGGCACAGTCGCCACGGAGTTCGTGGTTCCGTCGGTGACGTCGGCGAACATCGACGAGTTGCTGGGTGTGCCCCCGCGGAGCCTGTCGCCCGCGCTGGAGGCGACGGCGACCGCGACCAACCGGCACGTGCGGTTCGTCGAACTCGATTCGCACGGTTACGGGGTACTCGACGTGACTCCAGGCGCGACGCAGATGGAGTGGTTCTTCATCGGCGAGCGCACGGATCCGAACGCGGCCGCGCACCGCGTCGCGGGATACCGGGTGGCCGACGGCGCGACGAAGATCGAGCCCGCCGCTCCGCTGGTGTAG
- a CDS encoding DUF4235 domain-containing protein has product MADARVIFYKPLALAASVGGGILAGAVFNQVWKKVGGSDERPEPQDLSQRTRDVLIAAALQGLIFGVVKAAVDRGTARGFQKVTHVSPE; this is encoded by the coding sequence ATGGCCGACGCACGCGTGATCTTCTACAAGCCGCTCGCTCTCGCAGCCAGTGTGGGAGGTGGCATCCTCGCCGGAGCCGTCTTCAACCAGGTGTGGAAGAAGGTCGGCGGCAGTGACGAACGGCCCGAACCCCAGGATCTGTCGCAGCGCACCCGGGACGTGCTGATCGCGGCCGCCCTGCAGGGTCTGATCTTCGGTGTCGTGAAGGCTGCGGTGGATCGTGGCACCGCCCGTGGTTTTCAGAAGGTGACACACGTTTCACCGGAATGA